One Faecalicatena sp. Marseille-Q4148 DNA window includes the following coding sequences:
- a CDS encoding CvpA family protein: MKLKTKILSVLALLIAGFVYYYVSLPAVNIHSVDFWYFIIFGIAVVTVIYAVRKRISPSEVKQSKMMKLMIGLIGAVVVVFLVGSLLSSPIINAKKYQKLLNVEEGKFTKDIEELSFDQIPILDKDSAKLLGNRKMGSMVDMVSQYEVDEIYSQINYNNRPVRVSPLRYANTIKWFTNWKTGIPAYIKIDMASQTTELVKLDEGMKYSTSEHLNRNIYRHLRFRYPTYIFDELSFEIDEEGTPYWVCPVKKYNIGLFGGETIGRVVLCNAITGETKDYKIDEVPQWIDHAYSADLLIRLYDYYGALKHGYFNSILGQKDCLKTTTGYNYLAIDDDVWVYTGVTSVSGDQSNVGFVLMNQRTMETKFYPVEGATEESAQSSAEGQVQNLKYRATFPLLLNISGEPTYFIALKDDAGLVKKYAMVNVQKYQLVAIGDTVSACEEQYHQLLVSNGVKEETEDTREVKELTGKITKIAQSVVEGNSHYYIMLEGSEDIFDVAVNEFIGIIRYNVGDELHIEYKEGEELHTVIKIN; this comes from the coding sequence ATGAAACTAAAAACAAAGATCTTAAGTGTGCTTGCACTTCTGATAGCCGGATTTGTATATTACTATGTCAGTCTTCCGGCAGTAAATATTCATTCTGTTGATTTCTGGTATTTTATTATCTTTGGAATCGCAGTCGTGACGGTAATTTATGCTGTCCGTAAGCGTATTAGCCCTTCAGAAGTGAAACAGTCAAAAATGATGAAATTGATGATCGGTTTGATCGGAGCTGTTGTGGTTGTTTTTCTTGTCGGAAGCCTTTTGTCTTCACCGATTATTAATGCGAAGAAGTATCAGAAGCTTTTGAACGTGGAGGAAGGAAAATTTACGAAAGATATCGAAGAACTTTCTTTTGACCAGATTCCAATTCTTGACAAAGATTCTGCTAAACTGCTCGGAAACCGTAAGATGGGAAGTATGGTAGACATGGTATCTCAGTACGAAGTAGATGAGATCTATAGCCAGATTAATTATAATAACCGTCCGGTCAGAGTATCGCCGCTTCGTTATGCCAATACTATTAAATGGTTTACCAACTGGAAAACAGGAATCCCGGCATATATTAAAATTGATATGGCCAGCCAGACGACAGAACTTGTAAAGCTGGACGAGGGAATGAAGTATTCCACAAGTGAACATTTGAACCGGAATATTTACCGTCATTTACGTTTCCGCTATCCGACGTATATTTTTGATGAACTTAGTTTCGAGATTGACGAGGAAGGAACACCGTACTGGGTATGTCCGGTAAAGAAATATAACATCGGTCTTTTTGGAGGAGAGACGATAGGGCGCGTTGTGCTTTGCAATGCAATAACGGGAGAAACAAAAGATTATAAGATTGACGAGGTTCCACAATGGATTGACCATGCATATTCTGCAGATCTTTTGATTCGTCTGTATGATTATTATGGCGCATTAAAACACGGTTATTTTAACAGTATCCTCGGTCAGAAAGACTGCCTGAAGACAACGACAGGATATAACTATCTGGCAATTGATGATGACGTATGGGTGTATACAGGAGTAACTTCTGTCAGCGGAGACCAGTCGAATGTTGGATTTGTTTTGATGAATCAGCGTACAATGGAGACAAAATTCTATCCGGTGGAAGGCGCCACAGAGGAATCGGCACAATCTTCCGCAGAAGGTCAGGTTCAGAACTTAAAATACAGAGCTACCTTTCCGCTTCTGTTAAACATTTCCGGAGAGCCGACATACTTTATCGCATTGAAAGATGATGCAGGACTTGTTAAAAAATATGCGATGGTAAATGTACAGAAATATCAGCTTGTAGCTATTGGAGATACGGTTTCTGCGTGTGAGGAACAGTATCATCAGCTTCTTGTAAGTAATGGAGTGAAAGAAGAAACAGAAGATACAAGAGAAGTAAAAGAGCTTACCGGAAAGATTACAAAGATTGCACAAAGCGTTGTGGAAGGAAATTCACATTACTATATTATGCTGGAAGGTTCAGAAGATATTTTTGATGTGGCAGTAAATGAATTTATTGGAATTATCCGCTATAATGTGGGGGATGAACTTCATATAGAATACAAAGAAGGTGAAGAACTCCATACGGTAATAAAGATAAATTAG
- the ilvB gene encoding biosynthetic-type acetolactate synthase large subunit: protein MKLTGAEIVIECLKEQGVDTVFGYPGGAILNVYDALYQHSDEITHILTSHEQGAAHAADGYARATGRVGVCFATSGPGATNLVTGIATAYMDSIPVVAITCNVGVSLLGKDSFQEIDIAGITMPITKHNYIVKDVAKLADTIRRAFEIARTGRPGPVLIDIPKDITAQTAEYVKAERKEIKPVTEHITEEDINIAIRMLKDSKRPYIFVGGGAILSGASEELLEFAHKLDAPVCDSLMGKGGFPGTDPLYTGMLGMHGTKTSNHGVSECDLLVVAGARFSDRVTGNAAKFADKAKILQIDVDPVEVDKNIITDASISGDLKEVLRLLNERFEQQDHHEWIERIQMYQKKYPLTYHPEVLSGPYVVEEIYRQTKGEAVITTEVGQNQMWAAQFYKYSKPHTFLTSGGLGTMGYGLGASIGAKLGVKEKIVVNIAGDGCFRMNMNEIATAARYHIPIIQVVLNNHVLGMVRQWQNLFYEKRYSATVLNDAVDFVKLAEAMGAEGMRAATREEFQEAFQKALTLGRPVVIDCQIDADEKVWPMVAPGAAISEVFSEEDMEQL, encoded by the coding sequence ATGAAGCTGACAGGAGCTGAAATAGTAATAGAATGTCTGAAAGAACAGGGGGTGGATACGGTCTTCGGGTATCCGGGAGGAGCAATTTTGAATGTCTATGACGCCCTCTATCAACACAGTGATGAAATCACTCATATTTTAACGTCGCATGAGCAGGGAGCGGCTCATGCTGCCGACGGTTATGCAAGGGCAACAGGAAGAGTTGGCGTATGTTTTGCCACAAGTGGACCGGGCGCTACAAATCTGGTAACAGGAATTGCAACAGCTTATATGGACTCCATCCCAGTCGTTGCGATTACTTGTAATGTAGGAGTGAGTCTGCTTGGAAAAGATAGTTTCCAGGAAATTGACATTGCAGGGATTACAATGCCGATCACAAAACATAATTATATTGTCAAAGACGTGGCGAAATTGGCAGATACGATCCGAAGAGCCTTTGAGATCGCAAGAACCGGCCGTCCGGGTCCGGTATTGATTGATATTCCAAAGGATATAACAGCTCAGACAGCAGAATATGTGAAAGCAGAAAGAAAAGAGATTAAGCCGGTAACGGAACATATTACAGAAGAAGATATCAATATAGCAATCCGGATGCTGAAGGATAGCAAAAGACCGTACATTTTCGTGGGAGGCGGGGCAATTCTGTCAGGAGCTTCTGAGGAGCTTTTGGAATTTGCACATAAACTGGATGCGCCTGTTTGTGATTCGCTGATGGGAAAGGGCGGTTTTCCGGGAACAGATCCACTCTATACGGGAATGCTTGGAATGCATGGCACAAAAACCTCTAACCATGGTGTGAGTGAGTGTGACCTGCTTGTAGTTGCAGGAGCCAGATTTAGTGACCGTGTTACCGGAAATGCAGCTAAATTTGCAGATAAAGCGAAGATTCTTCAAATAGATGTAGATCCGGTGGAAGTGGATAAAAATATTATTACCGATGCCAGTATTTCAGGGGATTTAAAAGAAGTTCTGAGATTATTAAATGAACGGTTTGAACAGCAGGATCATCATGAATGGATTGAGCGGATTCAGATGTATCAAAAGAAATATCCGCTGACATATCATCCGGAAGTATTGAGCGGTCCGTATGTTGTGGAAGAGATTTACCGACAGACAAAGGGAGAGGCTGTTATTACGACAGAAGTCGGACAAAATCAAATGTGGGCGGCGCAGTTTTATAAATATTCGAAACCACACACATTTTTGACTTCCGGCGGACTGGGAACAATGGGATACGGACTTGGGGCATCAATCGGCGCCAAACTTGGTGTGAAAGAGAAGATTGTTGTCAATATTGCAGGAGATGGGTGTTTTCGAATGAATATGAACGAGATTGCTACGGCCGCAAGATATCATATTCCGATTATTCAAGTTGTACTGAATAATCATGTACTTGGGATGGTACGTCAATGGCAGAATTTATTCTATGAAAAACGCTATTCGGCAACTGTACTGAATGATGCGGTAGACTTTGTAAAGCTTGCAGAGGCAATGGGAGCAGAAGGAATGCGTGCGGCGACGCGAGAAGAATTTCAGGAAGCGTTTCAGAAGGCGCTGACACTTGGACGGCCGGTAGTGATTGACTGTCAGATTGATGCAGATGAGAAAGTATGGCCTATGGTAGCTCCGGGCGCGGCAATCAGTGAAGTGTTTAGTGAAGAAGATATGGAACAGCTATAA
- the aroB gene encoding 3-dehydroquinate synthase: protein MQLKVHLGEQSYPIEIERGILEKASKYIAEIFPKGKIMVVSDDSVFALYGEKLLRGLREHYECFQTIIPHGEPSKSFQTLPGIYSSMLEAKMSRSDLVIALGGGVVGDLTGFAAATYMRGVPYVQIPTSLLAQVDSSVGGKTAVDLAEGKNLVGAFYHPKLVLIDPDVLDTLPERYLIDGMGEVIKYGCIKDCQLFHTIRKAGSFEGLKPYMTEIIFRCVDIKRQVVEQDQFDVGERMLLNFGHTLAHAIEQYYHYERESHGEAVAIGMYQITKLSEERGMTKQGCAEQIRDALKQYGLPTECGIEMKALLAAVKHDKKNLNHCLNLVLLKEIGESFVYPTEAEFFHEAGVI, encoded by the coding sequence ATGCAGTTAAAAGTTCATCTTGGAGAACAGAGTTATCCGATTGAAATAGAGCGTGGAATTTTGGAAAAAGCATCAAAGTATATTGCGGAGATATTTCCAAAAGGAAAGATTATGGTAGTGTCTGATGATTCGGTATTTGCACTTTATGGAGAAAAACTGCTCCGGGGATTAAGAGAGCATTATGAATGTTTTCAGACAATTATTCCACATGGAGAACCGTCCAAAAGCTTTCAGACGCTTCCAGGTATCTACAGTTCGATGTTGGAAGCAAAAATGTCAAGAAGCGATCTTGTGATTGCGCTTGGAGGAGGCGTTGTGGGTGATTTAACCGGATTTGCAGCAGCAACTTATATGAGGGGCGTACCGTATGTGCAGATTCCGACTTCACTTTTGGCACAGGTGGATTCTTCTGTAGGAGGAAAGACAGCAGTGGATCTGGCGGAAGGAAAAAATCTTGTGGGAGCTTTTTATCATCCGAAACTTGTTTTGATCGATCCGGATGTGCTTGATACATTGCCGGAACGTTACTTGATTGATGGAATGGGAGAAGTTATCAAATACGGCTGTATTAAGGACTGTCAGTTATTTCATACCATCCGGAAAGCGGGATCTTTTGAAGGATTGAAGCCATATATGACGGAGATTATTTTCCGCTGTGTAGATATTAAACGTCAAGTAGTTGAGCAAGATCAATTTGATGTAGGAGAAAGAATGCTTTTGAACTTTGGTCATACGCTGGCGCATGCAATTGAGCAATATTACCATTATGAGCGGGAAAGTCATGGAGAAGCGGTGGCAATTGGGATGTATCAGATTACGAAATTATCTGAAGAAAGAGGTATGACAAAGCAAGGCTGTGCAGAGCAGATCCGAGATGCGCTTAAGCAATATGGGCTTCCGACAGAATGTGGAATCGAGATGAAAGCGTTGTTGGCAGCAGTAAAACATGATAAAAAGAATTTGAATCATTGTTTGAACTTAGTACTTTTGAAAGAAATCGGAGAAAGCTTCGTCTATCCGACAGAGGCAGAATTCTTTCATGAGGCAGGAGTGATCTAG
- the aroF gene encoding 3-deoxy-7-phosphoheptulonate synthase produces the protein MIIVLRPGTGEKEVKHVEQLVLAKGLKTHTVIGEGMTIIGCIGDTTSVDSRLFEVEPCVEKVMHVQEPYKLVNRAFHPEDSVIDVSGVKVGGNHLALIAGPCSVESEEQVIEIARAAKKSGANLLRGGAFKPRTSPYAFQGMGERGLEILCTARKETGLPIVTELMSLEHLELFDEKVDLIQIGARNMQNFDMLKHLGQTKRPILLKRGLNATYEEWIMAAEYIMAAGNENVILCERGIRTFESYTRNTLDLQAIPVIKSMTHLPIIIDPSHAGGKWWLVEPMAKAAVAAGADGLMIEVHNDPANALCDGAQSLKPEKYDALIQAITKIAPVVGKQV, from the coding sequence ATGATTATTGTATTAAGACCGGGGACAGGAGAAAAAGAAGTAAAACATGTAGAACAGTTAGTGTTAGCAAAAGGTTTGAAAACACATACAGTAATCGGAGAAGGAATGACGATTATCGGATGTATTGGAGATACGACAAGTGTGGATTCCAGACTGTTTGAAGTAGAACCTTGTGTGGAAAAGGTTATGCATGTGCAGGAACCATATAAATTAGTAAACAGAGCTTTTCATCCGGAGGATTCTGTGATTGATGTCAGTGGAGTCAAAGTAGGAGGCAATCATCTGGCGCTGATTGCAGGTCCATGTTCCGTAGAATCTGAAGAACAGGTAATTGAGATTGCGAGAGCAGCGAAGAAGTCAGGAGCGAATTTACTGCGAGGCGGGGCATTTAAACCGCGCACAAGTCCGTATGCATTCCAGGGAATGGGTGAGCGAGGGTTAGAAATCCTCTGTACTGCAAGAAAGGAAACCGGACTTCCGATTGTGACAGAGCTGATGTCGCTGGAACATTTAGAGTTGTTCGATGAAAAAGTAGATTTAATCCAGATTGGTGCAAGAAATATGCAGAATTTCGATATGTTGAAACATCTTGGACAGACAAAACGTCCAATTCTTTTGAAACGAGGATTAAATGCAACTTATGAAGAGTGGATTATGGCAGCAGAATATATAATGGCTGCGGGAAATGAAAATGTAATCCTTTGTGAACGTGGAATTCGGACATTTGAGTCTTATACAAGAAATACGTTAGATCTGCAGGCGATTCCGGTAATCAAAAGCATGACTCATCTTCCGATTATTATTGATCCGAGTCATGCGGGAGGCAAATGGTGGCTGGTGGAACCAATGGCAAAGGCAGCTGTAGCAGCAGGAGCAGACGGACTGATGATTGAAGTGCATAATGATCCGGCGAATGCGCTCTGCGATGGCGCACAGTCATTGAAACCAGAGAAATATGATGCACTGATTCAGGCAATCACAAAGATTGCTCCGGTAGTAGGAAAGCAGGTGTAG
- the leuB gene encoding 3-isopropylmalate dehydrogenase, with product MKLHIGIIRGDGIGPEIVAEAVKVLEIIGTVFGHELQYEELLLGGAAIDAYGIPLTEETVHCAKQCDALLMGSIGGDAKTSPWYKLEPSKRPEAGLLGIRKALNLFANLRPAVLYDELKEACPLKEEITAGGFDLMIMRELTGGLYFGARATQMEDGELTAHDTLTYHAYEIRRIAHRAFEVAQKRRKKVTSVDKANVLDSSRLWRNIVEEVAAAYPDVTLEHMLVDNCAMQLVKDPKQFDVILTENMFGDILSDEASMITGSIGMLASASLNETKFGLYEPSGGSAPDIAGKGIANPIATILSAALMLRFSFDLDREAAAIEHAVERVLQKGYRTIDIMSEGKEQVSTRKMGDLICDEISQIKQQSFE from the coding sequence ATGAAGTTACATATTGGTATTATTCGAGGAGATGGAATCGGTCCTGAGATCGTTGCAGAGGCAGTGAAAGTGCTTGAGATAATTGGAACAGTATTTGGACATGAACTGCAGTATGAAGAACTGTTGCTGGGAGGAGCCGCTATTGATGCATATGGCATACCATTGACAGAAGAGACGGTTCATTGTGCAAAGCAGTGTGATGCACTGTTAATGGGATCGATCGGAGGGGACGCGAAAACATCGCCGTGGTACAAATTGGAACCGTCAAAACGCCCGGAAGCGGGACTTCTTGGAATTCGAAAGGCTTTGAATCTTTTCGCAAATCTCAGACCGGCTGTGCTTTATGATGAATTAAAAGAAGCATGTCCGCTGAAAGAAGAAATTACAGCAGGCGGCTTTGATCTGATGATTATGCGCGAATTAACAGGAGGCCTTTACTTTGGAGCGCGTGCAACACAGATGGAAGATGGGGAGCTGACGGCACATGATACGTTAACCTACCATGCGTATGAGATACGAAGAATCGCACACAGAGCCTTTGAAGTGGCGCAGAAGCGGCGGAAGAAAGTTACAAGCGTGGACAAAGCCAATGTACTGGATTCTTCCAGACTCTGGAGAAACATCGTGGAAGAAGTTGCTGCCGCATATCCGGATGTGACGCTGGAACATATGCTTGTAGATAATTGTGCTATGCAGCTTGTCAAAGATCCAAAGCAATTTGATGTGATCCTGACCGAGAATATGTTTGGAGACATTTTATCTGACGAGGCAAGTATGATTACAGGTTCGATCGGTATGCTTGCAAGCGCAAGCCTGAATGAGACAAAGTTCGGTTTATATGAACCGAGTGGCGGTTCTGCACCGGATATTGCAGGAAAAGGCATTGCCAATCCAATTGCGACAATCCTTTCAGCTGCGTTAATGCTGCGTTTCAGTTTTGATCTTGACAGAGAGGCAGCAGCAATTGAGCATGCGGTAGAGCGTGTACTTCAGAAGGGTTATCGGACGATTGACATTATGTCAGAAGGCAAAGAGCAGGTTTCAACGAGAAAAATGGGAGATTTGATCTGTGATGAGATCAGTCAAATAAAACAGCAATCGTTTGAATAG
- a CDS encoding shikimate dehydrogenase: protein MKLGLIGKKLGHSLSPEIHEYLLKEQEMTGTYELLEVPEEETDQIIPRMLREDYLGLNVTIPYKETLLPYVIADKDVKNIGALNTLKQKDSQVYAYNTDYIGVLYMFKRAGVALKGANVTLLGAGGAAKAAVYAFLQGEAASVTLAVRNPKKAEAIKAYFPEVDICTLEDLPGGDIILNTTPVGMYPNTGQSVVEASQIKAYRVAADMVYNPLETEFLRLAKEAGLQTVSGLSMLVDQAIRSEEIWLETEICSEAGEEIIKFLEKRF, encoded by the coding sequence ATGAAACTGGGATTAATTGGAAAGAAGCTGGGGCATTCCTTGTCTCCGGAAATTCATGAATACTTACTAAAGGAACAAGAAATGACGGGAACATATGAACTTCTGGAAGTGCCGGAAGAGGAGACCGATCAGATAATTCCCCGAATGCTCCGGGAAGACTATCTTGGACTGAATGTGACAATTCCCTATAAAGAAACGTTACTGCCTTATGTGATTGCGGATAAAGATGTGAAAAATATTGGGGCATTGAATACGCTGAAACAAAAAGACAGTCAGGTATATGCATATAATACAGATTATATAGGTGTCTTATATATGTTCAAACGTGCCGGTGTTGCATTAAAGGGAGCAAATGTGACGCTGCTTGGAGCCGGTGGAGCTGCCAAAGCTGCGGTATATGCTTTTTTACAGGGCGAAGCGGCATCGGTAACGCTGGCGGTGCGTAATCCAAAGAAGGCAGAAGCAATCAAAGCATATTTTCCGGAAGTGGATATCTGTACGCTGGAAGATCTTCCGGGAGGGGATATCATCTTGAATACGACGCCGGTGGGGATGTATCCAAATACCGGTCAAAGTGTTGTTGAAGCATCACAGATAAAAGCATATCGTGTTGCAGCAGATATGGTATACAATCCGCTGGAGACGGAATTTTTGCGCCTTGCAAAAGAAGCCGGGCTGCAGACAGTATCCGGTCTGTCAATGTTAGTTGATCAGGCAATCCGGTCAGAAGAAATCTGGTTGGAAACAGAGATCTGCTCCGAGGCAGGGGAGGAAATTATTAAATTTTTAGAAAAACGGTTTTAG
- a CDS encoding polysaccharide deacetylase family protein, which yields MESQIRNRRRQRFLRRRQMGLAALLVLVILLCNTAAAASKEKFTRVKVTGPAESMLQEAEMPALGVQVEIEGDGDTVLDEKTHMTVKDLAEQLKSGEGIELKCDADGVTEGEFPVDVKLSKELENALINKWLGKVQVYTKDGLLTVKNKYGEWDGDKFKNLEGAYVTDSFIPSKGKMYYFDTEGNKVTGWQTIQNAQYLFDKEGVMQTGWQERDGAKYYLQEDGKAAVGWVKLGEDTYYFDREAKMVTGEKHIGASDCVFAKDGKLKSKESSLDLTRPMMALTFDDGPGERTMELLNVLEQYNSKATFFMTGTGLQNSRVDVAATVQKMEAIGCQIGNHTMSHPQLTHLDAAGIQAEIGGVNDLLTSYIGHGATILRPPYGAKNDEVRANAGMPLGMWSIDTLDWKTRNVDQTVACIMNEAGDGDIVLMHDIHTESIDAAIAAIPQLVDKGYQLVTIEELAEARGITLQNGEEYYSFYPNEE from the coding sequence ATGGAAAGTCAGATTAGAAACAGAAGGAGACAACGCTTTTTACGCAGACGCCAGATGGGCCTTGCAGCATTACTGGTACTGGTAATTTTGCTGTGCAATACGGCAGCAGCTGCAAGCAAGGAAAAGTTTACCAGAGTTAAAGTAACAGGACCTGCGGAATCCATGCTTCAGGAAGCAGAGATGCCTGCGCTTGGAGTTCAGGTAGAGATTGAAGGAGACGGAGATACTGTACTTGACGAGAAGACACATATGACTGTGAAGGATCTGGCGGAACAGCTGAAAAGCGGTGAAGGAATTGAATTGAAGTGTGATGCCGATGGCGTAACAGAAGGAGAATTTCCGGTAGATGTTAAGCTTTCGAAAGAGTTAGAGAACGCACTAATCAACAAATGGCTTGGAAAAGTTCAAGTGTATACAAAAGATGGACTTCTGACGGTAAAGAATAAATATGGCGAGTGGGACGGCGATAAGTTTAAGAATCTTGAAGGAGCGTATGTAACCGACAGTTTTATTCCTTCTAAAGGCAAGATGTATTATTTTGATACAGAAGGAAATAAAGTGACAGGCTGGCAGACGATTCAGAATGCACAATACCTGTTTGATAAAGAAGGTGTGATGCAGACAGGCTGGCAGGAACGCGACGGAGCAAAGTACTATCTTCAGGAGGATGGAAAAGCAGCTGTCGGCTGGGTTAAGCTTGGAGAAGATACATACTATTTTGACAGAGAAGCCAAGATGGTAACAGGGGAGAAACATATTGGTGCAAGCGACTGTGTTTTTGCAAAAGACGGAAAGCTTAAATCAAAAGAGAGTTCCCTTGATCTGACAAGGCCAATGATGGCGCTGACATTTGATGACGGCCCAGGAGAACGCACAATGGAACTTTTGAATGTGCTGGAACAGTATAATTCAAAAGCAACATTCTTTATGACAGGAACAGGACTTCAGAACAGCAGAGTTGATGTTGCGGCGACGGTTCAGAAGATGGAAGCGATAGGGTGTCAGATTGGCAACCACACAATGTCTCATCCACAGCTGACACATTTAGATGCAGCAGGAATTCAGGCAGAGATTGGCGGAGTGAATGATCTGTTGACGAGCTATATTGGGCATGGGGCTACGATTCTCCGCCCGCCTTATGGAGCGAAGAATGACGAAGTTCGTGCGAATGCCGGAATGCCGCTTGGAATGTGGTCTATTGATACACTTGACTGGAAGACAAGAAATGTGGATCAGACGGTTGCCTGCATTATGAACGAGGCCGGGGATGGAGATATTGTTCTGATGCATGATATTCATACAGAATCGATTGATGCAGCGATTGCAGCCATTCCACAGCTGGTGGATAAAGGATACCAGCTTGTGACAATTGAGGAATTGGCAGAAGCGAGAGGAATCACACTTCAGAATGGCGAAGAATATTACTCATTCTATCCGAATGAAGAGTAG
- the ilvD gene encoding dihydroxy-acid dehydratase translates to MRSDTVTKGVQQAPHRSLFNALGYTKEELERPLVGIVSSYNEIVPGHMNLDKIVEAVKMGVAMAGGTPVVFPAIAVCDGIAMGHTGMKYSLVTRDLIADSTEAMAMAHQFDALVMVPNCDKNVPGLLMAAARINIPTIFVSGGPMLAGRVKGEKRSLSSMFEAVGAHAAGAINDEELEEFECKVCPTCGSCSGMYTANSMNCLTEVLGMGLKGNGTIPAVYSERIRLAKHAGMQVMELYRKQIRPRDIMTKEAILNALTVDMALGCSTNSMLHLPAIAHEIGMDFEIDFANPISERTPNLCHLAPAGPTYMEDLNEAGGVYAVMNELNKLQLLHTECMTVTGKTVGENIAGCINKNPEVIRPVEHPYSKTGGLAVLKGNLAPDGSVVKRSAVVEEMMVHEGPARVFDCEEDAISAIKSGKIVPGDVVVIRYEGPKGGPGMREMLNPTSAIAGMGLGSSVALITDGRFSGASRGASIGHVSPEAAVGGPIALVEEGDMIRIDIPGLCITLDVTEEELERRKREWKPREPKVTTGYLARYAALVTSGNRGAVLEIPK, encoded by the coding sequence ATGAGAAGTGATACTGTAACAAAGGGAGTGCAGCAGGCGCCGCACCGTTCTTTATTTAATGCATTAGGATATACGAAAGAAGAATTAGAAAGACCGCTTGTCGGGATTGTAAGTTCCTATAATGAAATTGTACCAGGTCATATGAATCTGGATAAGATTGTGGAGGCCGTGAAGATGGGCGTCGCTATGGCAGGAGGAACACCGGTTGTTTTTCCGGCGATTGCTGTTTGTGACGGAATTGCCATGGGACATACCGGAATGAAATATTCCCTTGTAACACGCGACCTGATCGCAGATTCCACAGAGGCGATGGCGATGGCACATCAGTTTGATGCACTTGTTATGGTGCCGAATTGTGATAAAAATGTGCCGGGACTTTTGATGGCTGCAGCCAGAATTAATATACCAACCATCTTTGTCAGCGGCGGTCCGATGCTTGCAGGTCGTGTAAAGGGAGAGAAGAGAAGTCTGTCCAGCATGTTTGAAGCAGTAGGAGCACATGCGGCAGGTGCGATAAATGATGAAGAGCTGGAAGAATTTGAATGTAAAGTATGCCCGACGTGTGGTTCCTGCTCTGGAATGTATACGGCTAACAGTATGAATTGTCTAACAGAAGTGCTTGGTATGGGACTGAAAGGAAATGGAACGATTCCTGCGGTGTATTCAGAGAGAATCCGTCTGGCAAAGCACGCCGGAATGCAGGTAATGGAACTTTACCGTAAGCAGATCCGTCCGAGAGATATTATGACAAAAGAAGCAATTTTAAATGCATTGACAGTAGATATGGCGCTTGGATGCTCAACGAATAGTATGCTGCATCTTCCGGCAATTGCCCATGAGATTGGAATGGATTTTGAAATTGATTTTGCGAATCCGATCAGTGAGCGTACACCGAATTTATGTCATCTTGCACCGGCAGGTCCGACGTATATGGAGGACTTAAATGAGGCAGGTGGTGTGTATGCAGTTATGAATGAATTGAATAAACTGCAGCTGCTTCATACAGAATGTATGACAGTGACAGGGAAGACTGTCGGAGAAAATATTGCAGGATGCATTAATAAAAATCCTGAAGTCATTCGGCCGGTGGAACATCCGTACAGTAAGACGGGAGGGCTTGCTGTATTAAAAGGAAATCTGGCTCCGGACGGCAGTGTTGTGAAGCGCTCTGCTGTTGTAGAAGAAATGATGGTACATGAAGGTCCGGCAAGAGTATTTGACTGTGAAGAGGATGCAATTTCTGCAATCAAGAGCGGAAAGATCGTACCTGGAGATGTGGTAGTGATCCGCTATGAAGGACCAAAAGGCGGACCGGGGATGAGAGAAATGCTGAATCCAACATCTGCAATTGCGGGTATGGGACTTGGCTCCAGTGTGGCATTGATTACAGACGGACGTTTTAGCGGGGCATCAAGAGGAGCATCCATCGGACATGTTTCTCCGGAGGCGGCAGTCGGAGGACCGATCGCACTTGTGGAAGAAGGAGATATGATTCGCATTGATATTCCGGGACTTTGCATTACATTGGATGTCACAGAAGAAGAACTGGAGCGAAGAAAAAGAGAATGGAAGCCGAGAGAACCAAAGGTAACAACCGGCTATCTGGCAAGATATGCCGCGCTTGTGACAAGCGGAAACCGCGGAGCAGTGCTTGAAATACCAAAGTAG